A section of the Streptomyces sp. NBC_00178 genome encodes:
- a CDS encoding nuclear transport factor 2 family protein: MSAPRDEHEAAAADIAAVEQANTAFYEAMERGDLDELSALWLPGEDLTVSCVHPGWPVLTGRGEVLRSYALIMADTEYIQFFLTDVGVSMTGDTALVTCTENILSGGPAEEGNDLGPLVGQLVVATNVFRRTPDGWKLWSHHGSPVLADTGEEDEADPAS, from the coding sequence CGAGCACGAGGCCGCCGCGGCCGACATCGCGGCGGTCGAACAGGCCAACACCGCCTTCTACGAGGCGATGGAACGCGGCGACCTCGACGAGCTCTCGGCCCTGTGGCTGCCCGGCGAGGACCTCACCGTCTCCTGCGTCCACCCCGGCTGGCCGGTGCTGACGGGCCGCGGCGAGGTGCTGCGGAGCTACGCGCTCATCATGGCGGACACCGAGTACATCCAGTTCTTCCTGACCGATGTCGGCGTCTCGATGACCGGCGACACCGCCCTGGTGACCTGCACCGAGAACATCCTGAGCGGTGGCCCCGCCGAGGAGGGCAACGACCTGGGCCCGCTCGTCGGACAGCTCGTCGTCGCCACCAACGTGTTCCGCCGCACACCGGACGGCTGGAAGCTCTGGTCGCACCACGGCTCACCCGTACTGGCGGATACGGGCGAGGAGGACGAAGCGGACCCGGCCTCCTGA
- the folB gene encoding dihydroneopterin aldolase: protein MDRVALRGLKARGHHGVFPKEREEGQTFIVDLVLGLDTRPAAAADDLTKTVHYGVVAEEVVDVVRGEPVDLIETLAERIAQQCLKHEGVQEVEVVVHKPDAPITVPFDDVTITITRSRA, encoded by the coding sequence GTGGATCGTGTCGCGCTGCGCGGCCTCAAGGCCCGTGGACACCACGGTGTCTTCCCGAAGGAACGCGAAGAGGGGCAGACCTTCATCGTGGACCTGGTGCTCGGCCTCGACACCCGCCCCGCGGCAGCCGCGGACGACCTCACCAAGACGGTCCACTACGGCGTGGTGGCGGAGGAGGTCGTCGACGTCGTCAGGGGTGAGCCCGTCGACCTGATCGAGACCCTCGCGGAACGCATCGCGCAGCAGTGCCTCAAGCACGAGGGGGTCCAGGAGGTCGAGGTCGTCGTCCACAAGCCGGACGCGCCGATCACGGTCCCCTTCGACGACGTGACCATCACCATCACCCGGAGCCGAGCATGA
- the folK gene encoding 2-amino-4-hydroxy-6-hydroxymethyldihydropteridine diphosphokinase produces MTAFSTEGQSDPTVQPVPTSVVEQVDAADVTLSNPKRAVISLGSNLGNRLETLQGAIDALEDTPGLRVKAVSPVYETEPWGVDPGSQPSYFNAVIVVKTTLPPSSLLERGQAIEEAFDRVREERWGPRTIDVDIVSYADVVSDDPLLTLPHPRAHERAFVLAPWHDVDPEAQLPGAGTVADLLNGVGRDGVLPRPDLELRLPE; encoded by the coding sequence ATGACTGCATTTTCCACCGAGGGGCAGAGCGACCCGACCGTCCAGCCGGTTCCCACGTCCGTGGTCGAGCAGGTCGACGCGGCGGACGTCACCCTCTCCAACCCGAAACGGGCCGTGATCTCCCTCGGCTCCAACCTCGGCAACCGGCTCGAGACGCTCCAGGGCGCCATCGACGCCCTGGAGGACACCCCCGGCCTGCGGGTCAAGGCGGTGTCCCCGGTCTACGAGACCGAACCCTGGGGCGTCGACCCCGGCTCCCAGCCGTCGTACTTCAACGCGGTGATCGTGGTGAAGACGACCCTGCCCCCGTCCTCGTTGCTGGAGCGCGGTCAGGCCATCGAGGAGGCCTTCGACCGGGTGCGCGAGGAGCGCTGGGGACCGCGCACCATCGACGTCGACATCGTGTCGTACGCCGACGTGGTCTCCGACGACCCGCTGCTCACCCTCCCTCACCCGCGGGCCCACGAGCGCGCCTTCGTCCTCGCCCCGTGGCACGACGTGGATCCGGAGGCACAGCTGCCGGGTGCGGGCACGGTCGCCGATCTGCTGAACGGTGTCGGACGCGACGGGGTGCTTCCGCGGCCCGACCTGGAACTCCGTCTCCCCGAGTAG
- a CDS encoding DUF3180 domain-containing protein gives MKQLRLRLLVGLFVGAGVLSWAAARLWDALGTLPSVPLAAPIVLAAIAVVLLAAALSIRARLRAQRERRPGAKGVEPLMAARALVFGQASALVAPLVAGLYGGTGVFLLGSLDVPPRRDQAIYAGFAVLAGAAVVAAAFFLERVCRLPDDKDDDRHGAQAA, from the coding sequence GTGAAGCAACTACGGCTCAGGCTGCTGGTCGGCCTCTTCGTCGGAGCCGGTGTGCTGTCCTGGGCGGCGGCCCGCCTCTGGGATGCCCTGGGCACCCTCCCGAGCGTGCCACTCGCCGCGCCCATCGTGCTGGCCGCGATCGCCGTGGTGCTGCTCGCCGCGGCCCTGTCCATCCGGGCCCGGCTGCGCGCGCAGCGGGAGCGCCGGCCCGGCGCGAAGGGCGTGGAACCGCTGATGGCGGCGCGCGCCCTCGTCTTCGGGCAGGCGAGCGCACTCGTCGCCCCGCTGGTTGCCGGACTCTACGGCGGCACGGGCGTCTTCCTGCTCGGCTCCCTCGACGTACCGCCGCGGCGCGACCAGGCCATCTACGCGGGCTTCGCGGTCCTCGCCGGGGCCGCGGTCGTCGCCGCCGCGTTCTTCCTGGAGCGCGTCTGCAGGCTTCCGGACGACAAGGACGACGACCGGCACGGCGCTCAGGCCGCCTGA
- a CDS encoding VOC family protein produces MSFTQVLAVAPVTDFGPALEWYERLFGRPADTRPMDGLADWHISPDAWLQVFRSPEHAGGALVNLAVDDLDRALSELAGRGITAGGTQPGAGRVRFAALHDPDGNRVTLIENPVAV; encoded by the coding sequence ATGTCCTTCACACAGGTACTCGCGGTGGCGCCCGTCACGGACTTCGGGCCCGCGCTCGAGTGGTACGAGCGGCTTTTCGGGCGCCCGGCGGACACCAGGCCCATGGACGGGCTGGCGGACTGGCACATCTCCCCGGACGCCTGGCTCCAGGTCTTCCGCTCGCCGGAGCACGCGGGTGGTGCCCTGGTGAACCTGGCGGTCGACGATCTGGACCGGGCGCTCTCGGAGCTCGCAGGCCGGGGGATCACCGCCGGCGGGACCCAGCCGGGTGCGGGGCGCGTCCGCTTCGCAGCCCTCCACGACCCCGACGGCAACCGGGTCACCCTGATCGAGAACCCGGTGGCCGTCTGA
- the folE gene encoding GTP cyclohydrolase I FolE — MTDPVTLDGQGSIGVFDEKRAESAVRELLIAVGEDPDREGLRETPGRVARAYKEIFAGLHQEPEDVLTTTFDLGHDEMVLVKDIEVFSTCEHHLVPFRGVAHVGYIPATSGKITGLSKLARLVDVYARRPQVQERLTTQIAESLMAILEPRGVIVVVECEHMCMSMRGIRKPGAKTITSAVRGQLRDSATRAEAMSLIMAR, encoded by the coding sequence ATGACCGATCCGGTGACGCTGGACGGCCAGGGTTCGATCGGCGTGTTCGACGAGAAGAGGGCCGAGTCCGCCGTACGGGAGCTTCTCATCGCCGTCGGAGAGGACCCGGACCGCGAAGGGCTGCGGGAGACTCCGGGCCGGGTGGCGCGTGCGTACAAGGAGATATTCGCGGGTCTCCACCAGGAACCCGAGGACGTGCTGACCACGACGTTCGACCTCGGCCACGACGAGATGGTGCTGGTCAAGGACATCGAGGTGTTCAGCACCTGCGAGCACCACCTGGTGCCCTTCCGGGGGGTCGCGCACGTCGGGTACATCCCGGCGACGAGCGGCAAGATCACGGGACTGTCCAAGCTGGCCCGTCTGGTCGACGTCTACGCCCGGCGGCCCCAGGTGCAGGAGCGGCTGACCACGCAGATCGCCGAGTCGCTGATGGCGATCCTGGAGCCGCGCGGGGTCATCGTGGTCGTCGAGTGCGAACACATGTGCATGTCCATGCGGGGCATCCGCAAGCCGGGGGCGAAGACCATCACCTCTGCGGTGCGCGGGCAGCTGCGGGACTCCGCCACGCGGGCCGAGGCGATGAGCCTCATCATGGCGCGCTGA
- the ftsH gene encoding ATP-dependent zinc metalloprotease FtsH, translating into MDVKRYFRGPVMWIVLAVLAVVVLMQVVGSSGGYKTVDTGKVIQAISKNQVEQAKLTTGDEQILKIELKDKQKLQGESGSKFQASYIGNQGVQLADTLQKKFESGDIEKGYTVSPSKQSPFVSILLSLLPFVLIVVVFLFLMNQMQGGGSKVMQFGKSKAKLITKDTPKTTFADVAGSDEAVEELYEIKEFLQEPAKFQAVGAKIPKGVLLYGPPGTGKTLLARAVAGEAGVPFYSISGSDFVEMFVGVGASRVRDLFEQAKANAPAIVFVDEIDAVGRHRGAGMGGGHDEREQTLNQLLVEMDGFDVKGGVILIAATNRPDILDPALLRPGRFDRQIAVDRPDMQGRLEILKVHKKGKPVTEDVDLNAVARRTPGFTGADLSNVLNEAALLTARSNKKLIDNAMLDEAIDRVVAGPQKRTRIMSEKEKKITAYHEGGHALVAAASPQSDPVHKITILSRGRALGYTMVLPEEDKYSTTRNEMLDQLAYMLGGRAAEELVFHDPTTGAANDIEKATATARAMVTQYGMTERLGAIKFGGDNTEPFVGREMGHQRDYSEEVAALVDEEVKKLIETAHNDAWEILVENRDILDALVLELLEKETLGKEQIAEIFAPIVKRPARPAWTGSARRTPSTRPPVLSPKELALTNGSANGSATPEIAPTDMSKNSGTSTEALPEDRPEN; encoded by the coding sequence ATGGACGTGAAGCGATACTTCCGTGGGCCGGTCATGTGGATCGTGCTGGCCGTCCTCGCCGTGGTCGTGCTGATGCAGGTCGTCGGCTCGTCCGGCGGCTACAAGACGGTGGACACCGGCAAGGTGATCCAGGCGATCAGCAAGAACCAGGTGGAGCAGGCCAAGCTGACCACCGGTGACGAACAAATCCTCAAGATCGAGCTGAAGGACAAGCAGAAGCTCCAGGGCGAGTCCGGCAGCAAGTTCCAGGCGAGCTACATCGGCAACCAGGGCGTTCAGCTCGCCGACACGCTGCAGAAGAAGTTCGAGAGCGGTGACATCGAGAAGGGTTACACCGTCTCGCCGTCGAAGCAGTCCCCGTTCGTCTCGATCCTTCTCTCCCTGCTGCCCTTCGTACTGATCGTGGTCGTCTTCCTGTTTCTGATGAATCAGATGCAGGGCGGCGGTTCCAAGGTCATGCAGTTCGGCAAGTCCAAGGCGAAGCTGATCACCAAGGACACGCCGAAGACGACGTTCGCCGATGTGGCGGGGTCGGACGAGGCCGTCGAGGAACTCTACGAGATCAAGGAATTCCTCCAGGAGCCGGCGAAGTTCCAGGCCGTCGGCGCCAAGATTCCCAAGGGTGTCCTGCTGTACGGGCCTCCCGGTACCGGCAAGACGCTGCTGGCCCGCGCCGTCGCGGGTGAGGCGGGCGTGCCGTTCTACTCGATCTCCGGTTCCGACTTCGTCGAGATGTTCGTCGGTGTCGGTGCCTCCCGTGTCCGCGACCTCTTCGAGCAGGCCAAGGCGAACGCTCCGGCGATCGTCTTCGTCGACGAGATCGACGCCGTCGGCCGGCACCGCGGTGCCGGGATGGGCGGCGGTCACGACGAGCGCGAGCAGACTCTCAACCAGCTGCTCGTGGAGATGGACGGCTTCGACGTGAAGGGCGGCGTCATCCTGATCGCCGCCACGAACCGGCCGGACATCCTGGACCCGGCGCTGCTGCGTCCCGGACGCTTCGACCGGCAGATCGCCGTCGACCGGCCGGACATGCAGGGCCGCCTCGAGATCCTCAAGGTGCACAAGAAGGGCAAGCCGGTCACGGAGGACGTCGACCTCAACGCGGTCGCGCGCCGTACGCCCGGCTTCACCGGTGCCGACCTGTCGAACGTGCTGAACGAAGCGGCGCTCCTCACGGCGCGCAGCAACAAGAAGCTGATCGACAACGCCATGCTCGACGAGGCCATCGACCGCGTCGTGGCGGGCCCGCAGAAGCGGACCCGGATCATGTCCGAGAAGGAGAAGAAGATCACCGCGTACCACGAGGGCGGACACGCCCTGGTCGCGGCGGCTTCACCCCAGTCGGACCCGGTCCACAAGATCACGATCCTCTCCCGCGGCCGCGCCCTCGGTTACACGATGGTGCTCCCGGAGGAGGACAAGTACTCCACGACCCGCAACGAGATGCTCGACCAGCTGGCGTACATGCTGGGCGGGCGTGCGGCCGAGGAGTTGGTCTTCCACGACCCGACGACCGGCGCTGCGAACGACATCGAGAAGGCCACCGCCACGGCCCGCGCGATGGTCACGCAGTACGGCATGACCGAGCGTCTGGGCGCGATCAAGTTCGGCGGCGACAACACCGAGCCGTTCGTGGGCCGCGAGATGGGCCACCAGCGCGACTACTCGGAAGAAGTCGCGGCGCTCGTCGACGAAGAGGTCAAGAAGCTCATCGAGACCGCGCACAACGACGCGTGGGAGATCCTCGTCGAGAATCGCGACATCCTCGACGCCCTGGTCCTCGAGCTTCTCGAGAAGGAGACGCTCGGCAAGGAGCAGATCGCCGAGATCTTCGCTCCGATCGTGAAGCGTCCGGCCCGCCCGGCGTGGACCGGCTCCGCCCGGCGTACCCCGTCGACGCGTCCGCCGGTGCTCTCGCCCAAGGAGCTGGCCCTCACCAACGGCAGCGCCAACGGTTCGGCCACCCCGGAGATCGCCCCGACGGACATGTCGAAGAACAGCGGCACGTCCACCGAGGCCCTTCCCGAGGACCGTCCCGAGAACTAG
- the hpt gene encoding hypoxanthine phosphoribosyltransferase: MGTDLQSVLLTKEEIDAKLVELAAKIDAEYAGKDLLIVGVLKGAVMVMADLARALSTPVTMDWMAVSSYGAGTQSSGVVRILKDLDTDIKGKHVLIVEDIIDSGLTLSWLLANLGSREPASLEVCTLLRKPDAAKVAIDVQWVGFDIPNEFVVGYGLDYAEKYRNLPFVGTLAPHVYGG; this comes from the coding sequence ATGGGCACCGACCTCCAGTCGGTGCTCCTCACCAAGGAAGAGATCGACGCGAAGCTCGTGGAGCTGGCAGCGAAGATCGACGCGGAGTACGCGGGCAAGGACCTGCTCATCGTCGGCGTGCTCAAGGGCGCGGTGATGGTCATGGCGGATCTGGCCCGCGCGCTGTCCACCCCCGTCACCATGGACTGGATGGCCGTCTCGTCGTACGGCGCGGGCACCCAGTCCTCGGGCGTCGTCCGGATCCTCAAGGACCTCGACACCGACATCAAGGGCAAGCACGTCCTGATCGTCGAGGACATCATCGACTCCGGTCTGACGCTGTCCTGGCTCCTGGCCAACCTCGGCTCGCGCGAACCCGCGAGCCTCGAGGTCTGCACCCTGCTCCGCAAGCCGGACGCGGCGAAGGTCGCGATCGACGTGCAGTGGGTCGGCTTCGACATTCCCAACGAGTTCGTCGTCGGTTACGGCCTGGACTACGCCGAGAAGTACCGCAACCTCCCCTTCGTCGGCACGCTGGCCCCGCACGTCTACGGAGGCTGA
- the tilS gene encoding tRNA lysidine(34) synthetase TilS codes for MGPHPAVAAIRLAVRRVLHDVVTEHNRHAGQTGHAELAEAGTGGRRSALPDRPDTPLVLVACSGGADSMALASALAFESRKLPVRAGGITVDHNLQPGSDLRADEVVARLAEMHLDPVEAVAVRVGRDGGPEAAARDARYAALDDAAERHGAAAVLLGHTRDDQAETVLLGLARGSGIRSLSGMAAASGPAGRYRRPFLQLDRQTARKACLVQSIPVWDDPHNIDPAYTRSRLRHEGLPALEKALGKGVVEALARTAQLSRDDADALDTWATEAARSVLDDAGRLECAKLSVLPPAVRRRVLRRAVIDAGSPAGSLFARHIEEVDRLITGWRGQGGINLPGRVEVRRQGGRLVIRQS; via the coding sequence ATGGGTCCCCATCCTGCGGTCGCGGCGATACGCCTGGCGGTCCGCCGCGTACTCCACGACGTCGTCACCGAACACAACCGTCACGCCGGGCAGACCGGCCACGCCGAGCTCGCCGAGGCCGGCACGGGCGGCAGGCGTTCCGCGCTCCCCGACCGGCCCGACACCCCGCTGGTGCTCGTCGCCTGTTCCGGCGGAGCCGACTCCATGGCCCTCGCCTCCGCCCTCGCCTTCGAGTCGCGCAAACTCCCGGTCCGCGCCGGCGGCATCACCGTCGACCACAACCTCCAGCCCGGCTCGGACCTCCGGGCCGACGAGGTCGTCGCCCGGCTCGCCGAGATGCACCTCGACCCAGTCGAGGCCGTCGCCGTGCGGGTGGGCCGCGACGGCGGACCGGAAGCCGCCGCCCGTGACGCCCGCTACGCCGCCCTGGACGACGCCGCCGAGCGTCACGGAGCCGCCGCCGTCCTCCTCGGGCACACCCGTGACGACCAGGCCGAGACCGTGCTGCTGGGCCTCGCCCGCGGCTCCGGCATCCGCTCGCTCTCCGGGATGGCCGCCGCCTCCGGCCCCGCCGGCCGCTACCGCCGGCCCTTCCTCCAGCTCGACCGGCAGACCGCCCGCAAGGCCTGCCTGGTCCAGTCGATCCCCGTCTGGGACGACCCCCACAACATCGACCCCGCCTACACCCGCTCCCGGCTCCGCCACGAAGGCCTGCCCGCCCTGGAGAAGGCGCTGGGCAAGGGAGTGGTGGAGGCCCTCGCCCGCACGGCACAGCTCTCCCGCGACGACGCCGACGCGCTCGACACCTGGGCCACCGAGGCCGCCCGCTCGGTCCTGGACGACGCCGGGCGGCTGGAGTGCGCCAAGCTCTCGGTCCTGCCCCCCGCGGTCCGCCGCCGGGTGCTGCGCCGGGCGGTCATCGACGCCGGGTCACCGGCGGGTTCGCTCTTCGCCCGCCACATCGAGGAAGTCGACCGGCTGATCACCGGCTGGCGGGGCCAGGGCGGCATCAACCTGCCCGGCCGCGTCGAGGTCCGGCGCCAGGGTGGCAGACTGGTCATCCGGCAGAGCTGA
- a CDS encoding zinc-dependent metalloprotease produces the protein MTSIGGAEMVDWNLAVATATRFVRPGPEISREEARAVVAELRRHAKASEEHVRSFTRMIPEGHEPEDTPVLVVDRAGWIRANVAGFRELLSPLLSKMQTRRGTGPGGAVIGAVGGKVTGVELGMLLSFLASRVLGQYETFAPATREFPASSKGGGRLLLVAPNIVHVERELGVDPHDFRLWVALHEETHRTQFTGVPWLRDHLRGEIQSFLDETDVDPTTVLERLREAVQTFSGGSRPEGERGEEGDDGGRSLVELVQTPAQREILGRLTAVMSLLEGHADFVMDGVGPDVVTSVAEIREKFQQRRARGASRLDMALRKLLGLDAKLRQYRDGEKFVRAVVGEVGMDGFNRVWTSPNTLPTKAEIAAPADWVARVHRRTDS, from the coding sequence ATGACGAGCATCGGTGGTGCCGAGATGGTCGACTGGAATCTCGCGGTCGCGACCGCGACCAGGTTCGTACGGCCGGGTCCCGAGATCAGCCGTGAGGAGGCCCGCGCCGTCGTCGCCGAACTCCGCCGGCACGCCAAGGCCTCGGAGGAACACGTCCGTTCGTTCACGCGGATGATCCCGGAGGGCCACGAGCCCGAGGACACGCCGGTCCTGGTCGTCGACCGGGCCGGGTGGATCAGGGCCAACGTCGCGGGGTTCCGCGAACTGCTGAGCCCGCTGCTGTCGAAGATGCAGACCCGCCGCGGCACGGGCCCCGGCGGAGCCGTGATCGGCGCGGTCGGCGGCAAGGTGACCGGTGTCGAACTGGGGATGCTGCTGTCGTTCCTCGCCTCCCGGGTCCTCGGGCAGTACGAGACGTTCGCCCCGGCCACCCGGGAGTTCCCCGCGTCGTCCAAGGGCGGCGGCAGGCTGCTGCTCGTGGCTCCGAACATCGTCCACGTCGAGCGTGAACTCGGGGTCGACCCGCACGATTTCAGGCTCTGGGTGGCCCTCCACGAGGAGACCCACCGCACCCAGTTCACCGGGGTCCCCTGGCTGCGGGACCACCTCCGGGGCGAGATCCAGTCCTTCCTCGACGAGACCGACGTCGACCCGACGACCGTCCTCGAACGCCTCCGGGAGGCCGTGCAGACCTTCTCCGGGGGCAGCCGTCCCGAGGGCGAGCGGGGGGAGGAGGGCGACGACGGCGGCCGCAGCCTCGTCGAGCTCGTCCAGACGCCCGCCCAGCGCGAGATCCTGGGGCGGCTCACTGCGGTGATGTCCCTGCTCGAAGGCCACGCGGACTTCGTCATGGACGGCGTGGGCCCCGACGTGGTGACCTCCGTCGCCGAGATCAGGGAGAAGTTCCAGCAGCGCAGGGCACGCGGGGCGAGCCGGCTCGACATGGCGCTGCGCAAGCTCCTGGGACTGGACGCGAAGCTGAGGCAGTACCGCGACGGCGAGAAGTTCGTCCGGGCCGTCGTCGGGGAGGTCGGCATGGACGGCTTCAACCGGGTGTGGACGTCGCCCAACACCCTTCCCACGAAGGCCGAGATCGCCGCTCCGGCGGACTGGGTGGCGCGGGTGCACCGTAGGACGGATTCGTGA
- the dacB gene encoding D-alanyl-D-alanine carboxypeptidase/D-alanyl-D-alanine endopeptidase, producing the protein MAEPVRKPTEEPPNRWGGWKVPHFLKRGGASGDRLLVAGSAALGLVVAAGAVLAAGPWDSGQRKAERDRAAVERHSGGVHHQGDPLDGPAPAASAPAVLSALGDTAGLTTPAGVKGLEAVLTPLLDVPDLGTVRTAVVIDAATGKQLYARGARTPMTPASTVKIATTAAALSALGPGHRIATTVRVSPDARTLTLVGGGDPTLDRTALRSLAADAARALRDAGAGPVRLTYDTSRYSGPGLHPIGPNENIAPVSALMTDEGRLDGSDRGPAPRTDDPAGDTADTFAAALEEAGVATRSAPSPGRVVAGSRTVATHLSKPLSALVERALTNSDNDIAEALARQTALKAGEPASFAGGRRAVTARLKALGLPMAGAALADGSGLDRADKVTAGLLAGLLARAADPGHPELRTVLTGLPVAGFSGTLGARYTPTSGGTGLIRAKTGTLTGVNSLAGTVVDAKGRLLAFAFLASGTTSPDGAQASLDALATALVKGTR; encoded by the coding sequence GTGGCCGAGCCGGTGCGTAAACCGACGGAGGAACCGCCGAACAGGTGGGGCGGGTGGAAAGTCCCGCACTTCCTGAAGCGCGGGGGCGCGTCCGGGGACCGTCTGCTCGTCGCAGGCTCCGCGGCGCTCGGCCTGGTGGTCGCAGCCGGTGCCGTGCTGGCCGCAGGCCCCTGGGACTCCGGTCAGCGTAAGGCCGAGCGGGACCGTGCGGCCGTCGAGCGGCACTCAGGTGGCGTACATCACCAGGGTGACCCGCTCGACGGACCCGCCCCCGCGGCCAGCGCCCCCGCCGTCCTGAGCGCTCTGGGCGACACGGCGGGTCTCACCACGCCGGCCGGGGTGAAGGGCCTGGAGGCCGTGCTCACCCCCCTGTTGGACGTACCCGACCTCGGCACCGTGCGCACCGCGGTGGTCATCGACGCGGCGACCGGCAAACAGCTGTACGCCCGCGGAGCCAGGACCCCGATGACCCCCGCGTCCACGGTGAAGATCGCCACGACCGCCGCCGCCCTGTCGGCCCTGGGGCCCGGCCACCGCATCGCCACGACGGTCCGGGTGTCACCGGACGCCCGCACCCTCACCCTCGTGGGCGGCGGCGATCCCACGCTCGACCGGACGGCCCTGCGCTCCCTGGCCGCCGACGCGGCGCGCGCGCTGCGGGACGCCGGGGCCGGACCCGTCCGGCTGACGTATGACACCTCGCGCTACTCCGGCCCCGGGCTGCACCCCATCGGCCCCAACGAGAACATCGCCCCCGTCAGCGCACTCATGACCGACGAGGGCCGTCTCGACGGCAGCGACCGGGGACCCGCGCCCCGCACGGACGATCCCGCCGGTGACACCGCGGACACCTTCGCCGCCGCGCTGGAGGAGGCGGGCGTCGCCACCCGCTCCGCGCCTTCGCCCGGACGGGTGGTGGCGGGCTCGCGGACCGTGGCGACCCACCTGTCGAAGCCGCTGTCCGCGCTCGTCGAACGCGCCCTGACCAACAGCGACAACGACATCGCCGAAGCCCTGGCCCGTCAGACCGCCCTGAAGGCCGGGGAGCCCGCCTCCTTCGCCGGAGGCCGCCGCGCCGTCACCGCCCGGCTGAAGGCGCTCGGGCTGCCGATGGCCGGCGCCGCCCTCGCCGACGGCAGCGGTCTCGACCGGGCCGACAAGGTGACGGCGGGCCTCCTGGCCGGGCTGCTCGCCCGCGCGGCCGATCCCGGCCACCCGGAGCTGCGCACGGTGCTCACGGGCCTGCCCGTCGCCGGATTCAGCGGGACCCTCGGCGCCCGCTACACGCCCACGTCCGGCGGCACCGGCCTGATCCGGGCCAAGACGGGCACCCTGACCGGGGTCAACAGCCTCGCCGGCACCGTGGTCGACGCGAAGGGCCGGCTCCTCGCCTTCGCCTTCCTGGCCTCGGGCACCACGTCGCCGGACGGCGCACAGGCATCCCTGGACGCACTGGCCACCGCACTCGTCAAAGGCACCCGGTGA
- a CDS encoding inorganic diphosphatase codes for MEFDVTIEIPKGSRNKYEVDHETGRIRLDRRLFTSTSYPADYGFVENTLGEDGDPLDALVILDEPTFPGCLIKCRAIGMFRMTDEAGGDDKLLCVPASDPRVEHLRDIHHVSEFDRLEIQHFFEVYKDLEPGKSVEGADWVGRTEAEAEIEASYKRLEAQGGAH; via the coding sequence GTGGAGTTCGACGTCACCATCGAGATCCCGAAGGGTTCGCGGAACAAGTACGAGGTGGACCACGAGACCGGTCGGATCCGCCTGGACCGTCGACTCTTCACCTCGACCAGCTACCCGGCCGACTACGGCTTCGTCGAGAACACCCTCGGCGAGGACGGCGACCCGCTGGACGCGCTGGTCATCCTGGACGAGCCGACCTTCCCCGGATGCCTCATCAAGTGCCGCGCCATCGGCATGTTCCGGATGACCGACGAGGCGGGCGGCGACGACAAGCTGCTGTGCGTCCCCGCGTCCGACCCCCGGGTGGAGCACCTCCGGGACATCCACCACGTCTCGGAGTTCGACCGCCTGGAGATCCAGCACTTCTTCGAGGTCTACAAGGACCTGGAGCCGGGCAAGTCCGTCGAGGGCGCCGACTGGGTCGGCCGCACCGAGGCCGAGGCCGAGATCGAGGCCTCCTACAAGCGCCTCGAGGCGCAGGGCGGCGCACACTGA